In Agarivorans gilvus, one genomic interval encodes:
- a CDS encoding maltoporin, with amino-acid sequence MKKTILSVAILGSLLSAQAFALDFSGYVRSGLGASADGGGTQGGDEFNKTKLGRLGNEFDTYSEIGLGQELFNQDGRSMYFDSMFEMSSSGNLESEGTSNDSANFGIKQANIQAKGYITALPDAVVWAGKRFYQRHDLHIIDTKYWNISGYGVGIENMKLKTGAISAAVIRADNALSTWDDEGNETSFGDLNTYYLDLRYAGFSPWEGAWTEFGLDYAMVNPTDDQEALTEDFKNGLMLTAELSQSFAIGWNKTALQFMDKGLAQNAISQGGGWYDIWSGDVSDAKGYRLINTGEVKFADNFIFHHVLTYGRAEDHGDWLDSEELLSFVARPTYLWSEFNKTMLELGYFSQEKTWDGGSVEKSGGTKVTLAHALATGESFYARPEIRFFVTYVKDNEQDNTFNGDSNDTINYGVQVEAWW; translated from the coding sequence ATGAAGAAGACAATACTCTCTGTAGCTATTTTAGGTTCTTTGCTATCAGCCCAAGCCTTTGCGCTTGATTTCTCAGGCTATGTTCGCTCTGGTTTGGGAGCTAGTGCGGACGGTGGTGGTACTCAAGGCGGTGATGAGTTTAATAAAACTAAGCTAGGTCGCCTGGGTAACGAGTTTGACACTTATTCAGAGATTGGCTTAGGCCAAGAATTATTTAATCAAGATGGGCGTTCAATGTACTTTGACAGTATGTTTGAAATGTCTTCTTCAGGTAATCTTGAGTCTGAAGGCACCTCTAACGACAGCGCTAACTTCGGCATTAAACAAGCGAATATACAGGCCAAAGGTTACATTACTGCACTGCCTGATGCGGTGGTATGGGCGGGTAAGCGTTTCTATCAACGTCATGACTTACATATCATCGATACCAAATACTGGAACATCTCCGGTTACGGTGTGGGCATCGAAAACATGAAGTTAAAAACCGGGGCTATTTCTGCCGCGGTGATCCGTGCGGATAATGCCTTATCGACTTGGGATGATGAAGGCAACGAAACCAGCTTTGGTGATTTAAATACTTACTACCTCGATTTACGTTACGCGGGATTTAGCCCATGGGAAGGTGCTTGGACCGAATTTGGCCTTGATTACGCCATGGTTAATCCTACCGATGATCAAGAAGCTCTGACTGAGGACTTCAAAAACGGCCTAATGCTAACCGCTGAATTAAGCCAAAGCTTTGCCATTGGCTGGAACAAAACCGCCTTACAATTCATGGACAAAGGCCTAGCGCAAAACGCCATTTCCCAAGGTGGTGGTTGGTACGACATTTGGAGTGGTGATGTAAGCGATGCCAAAGGCTACCGTTTAATCAACACCGGTGAAGTGAAGTTTGCTGATAACTTCATCTTCCACCATGTATTAACTTATGGTCGCGCTGAAGACCACGGTGATTGGTTAGACAGCGAAGAACTGTTGTCGTTTGTCGCTCGACCAACCTACCTATGGTCTGAGTTTAACAAAACCATGTTAGAGCTTGGTTACTTTAGCCAAGAGAAAACTTGGGATGGTGGCTCAGTAGAAAAATCTGGTGGCACTAAAGTGACTTTGGCACATGCCTTGGCGACTGGCGAATCGTTCTACGCTCGCCCAGAGATCCGTTTTTTTGTTACTTACGTCAAAGATAACGAGCAAGACAATACCTTCAACGGTGATAGCAACGACACCATTAACTATGGCGTACAAGTTGAAGCCTGGTGGTAA
- a CDS encoding methyl-accepting chemotaxis protein: protein MTSLSLKSKIIGLFVLSLLMTIVTAYFSVKTVIGDYINSAYEQRMLNNVSLISSEIQQSLARDISVIESLDFGIIGIRATKQKLGYEQVVKLINKKALSDKGSMKPEQAQYYIDLAKDHPEGIKVTQTRSAEGGAQVIISKYKSGVVDFFTIDLSLIGELIERYSIPGVYFEVLDQQGQPIYSTLKANLEAKQTDAITVANSSWYLHSYIDRAYTDGIISGINQDITKYLALCALVMLLFSLFSLKAQFAPLLKLQQLMESLSGKNADLTQRIVLNRRDEVGQISYSINQFIDNLQSLFRNISSSSLSLNQQRDELDNQNASNLAVVSQYEGQSQILTEAIQAIRKSSLAIQSQTSEANHLAEQIVATVSHAVDKGESAELSVNQLVDKTQQISSSMEVMETVTQGISGILDTIQNIADQTNLLALNASIEAARAGESGRGFAVVADEVRSLASKTHSCTTQIDQLLQQFSGSSKQIDNLMQDTLQSSELSKQTTQEVMSQIQLIKGSVEQIEQINHQVAHSSDEQCAMMQALDEELRQANQMTQQITACAAVISSINSKMQVASEELSSRVLEFKV, encoded by the coding sequence ATGACATCACTTTCGTTAAAGAGCAAGATTATTGGTCTGTTTGTACTGTCCTTGTTGATGACGATAGTCACAGCCTACTTCAGCGTAAAAACGGTAATTGGCGACTACATCAACAGCGCCTATGAACAGCGTATGCTGAACAATGTCAGCCTCATTAGTAGTGAAATTCAGCAATCTTTGGCTCGTGATATTTCGGTTATCGAAAGCTTGGATTTTGGCATTATTGGTATTCGAGCTACCAAGCAAAAGCTGGGTTACGAGCAAGTGGTGAAGCTGATAAATAAAAAGGCCCTTAGCGACAAGGGCAGCATGAAGCCCGAGCAAGCCCAATATTACATTGACCTAGCTAAAGACCATCCTGAAGGGATTAAAGTCACCCAAACCCGTTCGGCTGAAGGGGGCGCTCAAGTGATTATATCTAAATACAAAAGCGGGGTGGTGGACTTCTTCACTATAGATTTAAGTTTGATTGGCGAACTAATAGAGCGCTACAGTATTCCTGGGGTGTACTTTGAGGTGCTGGATCAGCAAGGTCAGCCGATTTATTCCACGCTAAAGGCTAATTTAGAAGCCAAGCAAACCGACGCGATTACCGTGGCCAATTCCAGCTGGTATTTACATTCTTATATTGATCGCGCCTATACCGATGGGATTATCTCCGGTATTAACCAAGACATAACCAAATATTTAGCGCTGTGTGCCTTGGTGATGCTGTTATTTAGTTTATTTAGTTTAAAGGCGCAATTTGCTCCCTTACTTAAATTGCAGCAGTTAATGGAAAGCCTCTCAGGCAAGAACGCCGACTTAACCCAGCGCATCGTACTCAATCGTCGTGATGAAGTTGGCCAGATCTCCTATTCTATTAACCAGTTTATCGACAATCTACAAAGCCTATTTCGTAATATCTCCAGCTCTAGTCTCAGCCTTAATCAACAACGTGATGAGCTGGACAATCAAAATGCCAGCAACCTGGCGGTGGTGTCGCAATATGAAGGTCAGAGTCAAATTCTTACCGAGGCGATACAGGCGATCCGCAAATCCTCTTTAGCGATCCAAAGTCAAACCAGCGAAGCCAACCACTTAGCCGAGCAAATCGTCGCAACGGTAAGCCACGCAGTCGATAAGGGGGAGTCTGCTGAACTTAGTGTGAATCAGCTGGTGGACAAGACTCAGCAAATATCTTCTTCTATGGAAGTGATGGAGACAGTCACTCAGGGGATTAGCGGCATTTTAGATACCATTCAAAATATTGCCGACCAAACCAACTTGCTGGCCTTGAATGCCTCAATCGAAGCTGCGCGCGCCGGAGAATCAGGGCGTGGCTTTGCAGTGGTGGCCGACGAGGTGCGCAGCCTAGCCTCGAAAACCCATAGCTGCACCACCCAAATTGACCAACTATTACAGCAGTTTTCTGGCTCCTCAAAACAGATAGATAATTTAATGCAAGACACCTTGCAGAGCAGCGAGTTAAGCAAGCAAACCACCCAAGAGGTGATGTCGCAAATCCAGTTAATTAAAGGCTCGGTGGAGCAAATTGAGCAGATTAACCATCAGGTGGCGCATTCATCAGACGAGCAATGCGCCATGATGCAGGCTTTGGATGAAGAACTCCGTCAAGCCAATCAGATGACCCAGCAAATTACTGCTTGTGCGGCGGTGATTTCCAGCATTAATAGCAAGATGCAAGTGGCCTCAGAAGAGCTTAGCTCGCGGGTATTGGAGTTTAAGGTGTAA
- a CDS encoding Beta-galactosidase C-terminal domain: MTVREDEAYRYLFAMNFSQQPQQMICPAGTWLKLDSSETVEPLIQLQAYQVSVMRQAK; the protein is encoded by the coding sequence GTGACCGTACGCGAAGATGAGGCTTACCGTTATCTGTTTGCGATGAATTTCAGCCAACAGCCACAGCAAATGATTTGCCCTGCTGGAACATGGTTGAAGCTCGACAGTAGCGAGACGGTAGAGCCCTTAATTCAACTGCAAGCCTATCAGGTGAGTGTGATGCGACAAGCTAAGTAA
- a CDS encoding type II toxin-antitoxin system mRNA interferase toxin, RelE/StbE family has protein sequence MILWEEESINDREKIFEFLYDFNPDAAEKTDDIIEAKVENLLEQPLMGVQRDGIRGRLLIIPEISMIVSYWVDGSAIRVMRVLHQKQKFPTE, from the coding sequence ATGATTTTATGGGAAGAAGAATCGATAAATGATCGTGAGAAGATCTTCGAGTTTCTTTATGACTTCAACCCTGACGCGGCAGAAAAAACTGACGATATTATTGAAGCTAAAGTAGAAAATTTACTTGAACAACCACTGATGGGTGTTCAACGTGATGGCATTCGAGGGCGATTACTCATTATCCCCGAAATCTCAATGATCGTTTCCTACTGGGTTGACGGCTCAGCAATTCGTGTAATGCGAGTTCTACACCAGAAGCAGAAATTCCCTACCGAATGA
- a CDS encoding response regulator transcription factor codes for MKKILLIEDNREIVGILFDYFEAEGVVIDYADNGELGLKLALENSFDVIILDLMLPRMSGLAVCEKLREAGNVTPVLMLTALDNREDMLSGFKYGADDYITKPFDLEILEARLHALIKRYRRTVTETSLDFANLHIDQKTRQAYRNGLKLNLNPTTYAILELLCRRAPNVVTRDEIISMLWQENQPDTDILRSHIYNLRNQLDKPFSSSMLITVPKIGFRLEKQ; via the coding sequence ATGAAAAAAATATTATTAATTGAAGATAATAGAGAAATAGTTGGGATCTTATTCGATTATTTTGAAGCCGAAGGTGTCGTTATCGATTACGCCGATAACGGGGAGTTAGGCTTGAAACTCGCCTTAGAAAATAGCTTCGACGTTATTATTCTTGACCTAATGCTACCGCGTATGAGCGGCTTAGCGGTGTGTGAAAAACTAAGAGAAGCAGGGAATGTGACACCGGTACTGATGCTTACCGCTCTTGATAACCGCGAGGACATGCTCAGTGGTTTTAAATACGGTGCCGACGACTATATCACTAAGCCTTTTGATCTGGAGATATTGGAAGCCCGTTTGCACGCTCTGATTAAACGCTACCGAAGAACGGTAACCGAAACATCGCTGGATTTTGCTAACTTACATATAGACCAAAAAACCCGCCAAGCCTACCGTAACGGACTCAAGCTAAACTTAAACCCAACTACCTACGCCATTTTGGAACTGCTTTGCCGTAGAGCGCCTAATGTTGTCACTCGAGACGAAATTATCAGCATGCTATGGCAAGAAAACCAACCTGATACAGATATTCTACGTAGCCATATTTATAACCTGCGTAACCAGTTAGACAAACCATTCTCCTCATCCATGTTAATTACCGTACCCAAGATAGGTTTCCGCCTAGAGAAGCAATAA
- a CDS encoding diacylglycerol kinase — MQQQIIIRRTGIARIVHTFVHSFNGLKWICKNEAAFQQELMLFIPLTAFAFWLELPTMHTLLILLSMVFVLFAEMVNTAIEAVVDRVSMDYHVLSGVAKNIGSALVLLSMLCSLVVWGTVLWLR; from the coding sequence ATGCAACAACAAATCATCATTAGGCGTACCGGTATTGCGCGTATCGTTCACACCTTTGTACACAGTTTTAATGGCTTAAAGTGGATTTGTAAAAACGAAGCGGCATTTCAGCAAGAATTAATGCTGTTTATTCCTCTCACCGCTTTCGCCTTCTGGCTAGAGCTGCCAACAATGCATACTCTGTTAATTTTACTCAGTATGGTATTTGTACTATTTGCCGAAATGGTTAATACCGCGATAGAAGCGGTCGTTGACCGAGTCAGCATGGACTATCATGTTTTATCTGGCGTAGCTAAAAACATTGGCTCAGCCTTGGTGCTACTTAGCATGCTGTGCTCGTTAGTCGTTTGGGGCACGGTGTTGTGGTTGCGATAA
- a CDS encoding type II toxin-antitoxin system RelB/DinJ family antitoxin, translating to MDTRIQFRVDDEVKRLAQQLAESQGRTLSDACRELTEQMAEQQRKALSHDAWLTEQVNLAFEKLDSGKASFIDHDSAKARMAERKAKIRSRGQQ from the coding sequence ATGGACACTAGAATTCAATTTCGTGTTGATGACGAAGTTAAGCGCTTAGCTCAGCAACTAGCAGAGAGCCAAGGTCGCACACTTAGCGATGCTTGCCGTGAGCTTACCGAGCAAATGGCTGAGCAACAACGAAAAGCATTATCTCATGACGCTTGGTTAACTGAACAAGTAAACCTAGCATTTGAAAAGCTTGACTCAGGAAAAGCTTCATTTATTGATCATGACTCAGCAAAGGCACGAATGGCTGAACGAAAGGCCAAGATTCGTAGCCGAGGTCAACAATGA
- a CDS encoding sensor histidine kinase produces MNKIGFSSTRTLTSQLAIFFTFVALIMGLASYTIFYAALHWSEDKVGERRIEIDKNEAIQRFTNGETGEITIDVLTRAYNDISLVPSAYHRYFKGRDEFVGEVGSDTESRMIYFGHYQKEGNRHPVILVSDINQIEFGPHEILFSSLVVITSIAGLLIIFGALLSRLSQRLIAPLNQLTEQLTEQSGNSAHIFRIPTGGAAEFQILANKLNQDRLDIHSLLKREQAFARYASHELRTPLTIVKGASKLLERHTPSDFQQRQILRINEATGQMSTMVDALLALVRYERSEDDTSLREVTKSEFEAIINNNNAQAKDKDIEIELICHQTPQLKAAPAVLNMVLGNLLRNAIAASQQGKITLEVSAKAISMTDNGAGLNNSSNHAGHGLGLLIVEDLCRRYDWHFSIKNRATVGCEATISFALS; encoded by the coding sequence ATGAATAAAATTGGTTTTTCCAGTACTCGTACACTCACTAGCCAACTGGCCATATTCTTTACTTTCGTCGCACTCATCATGGGCTTAGCAAGCTACACCATCTTTTATGCGGCTCTGCATTGGTCTGAAGACAAGGTAGGAGAGCGACGTATTGAAATAGATAAAAATGAAGCCATACAGCGTTTTACTAATGGGGAAACGGGTGAAATTACTATCGATGTGCTCACTCGAGCCTATAACGACATTAGCTTAGTGCCTTCTGCTTATCATCGCTACTTTAAAGGCAGAGACGAGTTTGTTGGTGAAGTAGGCAGTGACACTGAATCACGCATGATCTACTTCGGCCATTACCAGAAAGAGGGAAATAGACACCCCGTCATATTAGTGTCTGATATTAACCAAATAGAATTTGGCCCCCATGAAATCTTGTTTTCAAGTCTCGTCGTGATTACCAGTATCGCAGGACTGCTGATTATTTTTGGGGCGCTATTATCCCGTTTATCTCAACGCTTAATCGCACCGTTAAATCAGCTTACCGAGCAGTTAACAGAACAAAGCGGCAACTCTGCGCACATATTTAGAATACCCACAGGAGGCGCTGCAGAATTTCAAATACTAGCCAATAAGCTTAATCAGGATCGACTTGACATTCATAGTTTATTAAAACGTGAACAAGCTTTTGCTCGCTATGCTAGCCATGAGTTAAGAACCCCGCTCACCATAGTAAAAGGCGCGAGTAAACTCTTAGAACGCCACACTCCCAGTGATTTTCAGCAACGTCAAATTCTGAGAATCAATGAAGCCACCGGCCAAATGAGCACGATGGTTGATGCACTGTTAGCGCTAGTACGCTACGAGCGTAGTGAAGATGACACCAGTCTCAGAGAAGTGACGAAGAGCGAATTTGAAGCAATAATCAACAACAATAACGCTCAAGCAAAAGATAAAGACATTGAAATAGAGCTCATTTGCCACCAAACACCGCAATTGAAGGCCGCGCCTGCGGTACTAAACATGGTTTTAGGAAACTTACTGAGAAATGCTATCGCGGCTTCGCAGCAAGGTAAAATTACCCTAGAAGTTTCAGCTAAGGCCATCTCCATGACAGACAATGGCGCCGGCCTTAATAACTCGAGCAATCACGCTGGTCACGGTTTAGGCTTGTTGATAGTAGAAGACCTATGCCGTCGCTATGATTGGCACTTTTCAATTAAAAATCGAGCCACCGTAGGCTGTGAAGCCACTATCAGCTTTGCACTGTCATAA
- a CDS encoding phosphoethanolamine transferase: MMNSKILAFRRIPMNMTTLILFCAVYFGTVMNYPILKTIFQLSADVSNPLFAYTAPILLTCAFIIIFSLFAWPYFFKPFMFFVILSSAAALYAEVNFQALLDTTMMESVFETNSSEISFYFNVRLLIFLLGFGLLPCVFLAWIRITPHSTWRRALISRIALVLVAVVGIGLIAETCYKDYASVGRNNHYLNQMIIPAHIFNGAKYLNRTYFESQLEYQTLGSDAHLAAVANGKPTLMVVVLGETARAMNFAYNGYKRDTNPYTKNMGLIAFQQVSSCGTYTALSVPCMFSNMTRGSYDKRRANSQDNVLNVLQHAGVDVLWIDNDGGDKGVAKNLAYISINSSLKNDDCNGSTCFDVAMLNDANTFIDQGTHDKLLVLHTIGSHGPTYWQRYPDAQAPFQPACNRNDIENCSDEQIVNVYDNTLVYTDYVLAQVIQQLQRVSTKYNVMLTYISDHGESLGESGMYLHGTPYLIAPKQQTHVPWLVWMPEQYATQKGINKKCLENKAQNSALSHDNLFHSLLGLYGVSSQVHDATLDIVQSCQSIS; this comes from the coding sequence ATGATGAATTCAAAAATACTCGCTTTTCGTCGTATCCCAATGAATATGACAACACTCATCCTATTCTGTGCTGTGTACTTCGGTACGGTGATGAACTATCCAATACTCAAAACGATTTTTCAGTTGAGCGCCGATGTTTCTAACCCCTTATTTGCTTATACGGCTCCTATCTTGCTCACCTGTGCATTCATCATTATCTTTTCTCTGTTTGCTTGGCCGTACTTTTTTAAGCCATTTATGTTTTTCGTGATACTTAGCTCGGCCGCAGCCCTGTACGCCGAAGTGAACTTTCAGGCTTTGTTGGATACCACGATGATGGAAAGTGTTTTTGAAACCAACTCGTCTGAAATTTCATTTTACTTCAATGTCCGCTTACTCATTTTCCTACTTGGCTTTGGCTTACTACCATGTGTTTTCTTAGCATGGATTCGCATCACACCGCACTCCACATGGAGACGAGCGCTAATTTCCCGAATCGCTTTAGTATTAGTTGCAGTGGTGGGGATCGGTTTAATTGCTGAAACCTGCTACAAAGATTATGCGTCAGTGGGACGCAACAACCACTATTTAAACCAAATGATTATTCCCGCCCACATATTTAATGGCGCAAAATACCTGAATAGAACCTACTTCGAAAGCCAATTGGAATACCAAACTTTAGGCTCTGATGCACACCTAGCAGCAGTTGCTAATGGTAAGCCAACCCTGATGGTGGTAGTGCTGGGTGAAACCGCACGAGCTATGAACTTTGCCTACAACGGCTATAAACGAGACACCAATCCCTATACAAAAAACATGGGCTTAATCGCGTTTCAGCAAGTGTCTTCATGTGGCACCTATACCGCGCTATCGGTTCCATGCATGTTCTCTAATATGACTCGAGGCTCCTATGATAAACGTCGTGCCAACTCGCAGGATAATGTGTTAAACGTGCTACAACACGCTGGGGTAGATGTATTGTGGATAGACAATGATGGAGGCGATAAAGGCGTAGCTAAAAACCTAGCCTATATCTCAATCAATTCATCGTTGAAAAATGATGACTGTAATGGCTCAACTTGCTTTGATGTAGCGATGTTAAACGATGCCAACACATTTATAGACCAAGGCACACACGATAAATTGCTGGTTTTGCACACCATTGGTAGTCACGGCCCCACCTACTGGCAACGATACCCCGATGCCCAAGCCCCCTTTCAACCGGCCTGTAATCGTAATGACATTGAAAACTGTAGCGATGAGCAAATCGTAAATGTTTACGACAATACATTGGTTTATACCGACTACGTACTCGCTCAAGTTATCCAACAGCTGCAACGTGTCTCAACAAAATACAACGTAATGTTGACCTACATATCAGACCACGGTGAATCGCTTGGGGAAAGTGGCATGTATCTTCACGGAACACCTTACTTAATTGCCCCTAAACAACAAACCCACGTGCCTTGGCTCGTGTGGATGCCAGAGCAATATGCGACACAAAAAGGCATTAACAAGAAATGCCTAGAGAACAAAGCTCAAAACAGTGCCCTGTCACACGATAACTTATTCCATAGCTTATTGGGCTTATATGGCGTGAGTTCGCAAGTACACGATGCAACACTAGACATTGTGCAAAGCTGTCAATCCATCTCCTAA